Proteins co-encoded in one Setaria viridis chromosome 9, Setaria_viridis_v4.0, whole genome shotgun sequence genomic window:
- the LOC117839536 gene encoding tryptamine hydroxycinnamoyltransferase 2 — protein sequence MAVPVEITRRAIMSPKPDSDDAVGRMVPLTVFDRAATDGYVPAVFAWTAQAAPANTAVVDGLLATVARFPHLAGRLGVDDRGRRCFHLNNAGVLVLEADAAADLADALARPDISEHIDQLFPKADMYRADEPLLHVQLTRYRCGGLVIGTACQHLVADGQAMSFFYAAWATAVSTGLAILPSPFIDRTTAVVPRSPPSPPFDHRNIEFKGEHSPSRSYPVIPMDRIKNLTVHFSEEFVARLKAHVGARCSMFQCLLAHAWKKATAARRLAPEELTQIRVAVNCRSRAKPPVPTDFFGNMVLWAFPRMRAGELLSSSYAAVVGVIRDAVARVDAEYVQSFVDFGEALERSGERLTATAAVAGTAYCPDLEVDSWLGFGFHDLDFGGGPPCAFLPPVLPLEGLIFFVRSCTAKGGVDLFAALHNEHADAFKQICYSLD from the exons ATGGCGGTGCCCGTCGAGATCACACGGCGCGCAATTATGAGTCCCAAGCCCGACAGCGACGATGCCGTCGGCCGGATGGTCCCGCTCACCGTTTTCGaccgcgccgccaccgacggCTACGTCCCAGCCGTCTTCGCGTGGACCGCGCAGGCCGCGCCGGCCAACACCGCTGTCGTGGACGGCCTCCTCGCTACCGTCGCAAGGTTCCCGCACCTCGCCGGTCGGTTGGGCGTCGACGACCGCGGCAGGAGGTGCTTCCACCTCAACAACGCCGGCGTGCTTGTCCTCGAGGCCGATGCGGCGGCGGACCTCGCGGATGCCCTGGCGCGCCCCGACATATCGGAGCACATCGACCAGCTGTTTCCCAAGGCGGACATG TACCGTGCCGACGAGCCGCTCCTCCATGTCCAGCTGACGCGGTACAGGTGCGGCGGCCTGGTGATCGGCACGGCGTGCCAGCACCTCGTCGCCGACGGGCAGGCCATGAGCTTCTTCTACGCTGCGTGGGCCACGGCCGTCAGCACCGGCTTGGCCATCCTCCCGTCGCCGTTCATCGACCGCACGACCGCGGTTGTCCCCCgcagcccgccgtcgccgcccttcGACCACCGGAACATCGAGTTCAAGGGCGAGCACAGCCCGAGCCGCTCCTACCCTGTTATCCCTATGGACAGGATCAAGAACCTCACCGTGCACTTCTCCGAAGAGTTCGTGGCGAGGCTGAAGGCCCACGTCGGAGCGCGGTGCAGCATGTTCCAGTGCCTCCTGGCGCACGCGTGGAAGaaggccacggcggcgcggcgcctggCGCCAGAAGAGCTCACGCAGATACGGGTCGCCGTGAACTGCCGGAGCAGGGCCAAGCCTCCCGTGCCAACGGACTTCTTCGGCAACATGGTGCTGTGGGCGTTCCCGAGGATGCGCGCCGGGGAGCTCCTGTCGTCGAGTTACGCCGCCGTGGTAGGCGTCATACGCGACGCCGTGGCGCGCGTCGACGCCGAATACGTCCAGTCCTTCGTCGACTTCGGCGAGGCGTTGGAACGCAGCGGGGAGCGGCTGACCGCAACGGCGGCGGTTGCAGGCACGGCGTACTGCCCGGACCTGGAGGTGGACAGCTGGCTGGGGTTCGGATTCCACGATCTCGACTTCGGTGGCGGGCCGCCGTGCGCGTTCCTGCCGCCTGTCTTGCCTCTCGAGGGGCTCATATTCTTTGTGCGGTCATGCACGGCCAAGGGCGGCGTCGACCTCTTCGCTGCGCTCCACAACGAGCACGCTGATGCGTTCAAGCAGATCTGCTACTCTTTGGACTGA